The genomic stretch TCGTGCAAGCCAACGCCCACCAAATAATCGCGCCCCATAAAACAACTTTTGCTCACTTCATCCGAAGGAAAAACGGGAGCAAGTTTTTTATCTAAATTTTCTTTTCTTACCCAATCGTGATAATCATTTTTTTCAAAATTCCACAAGTGCGTATGACAACCGATGCTCGTAATATCGGAATAAAATTTTCCCGTAATGAGCGAACTCATAAACTGCGGCAAATGCAAAGCGTATTTTATTTTCTCATACAATTCAGGTTGCTCATATTTGATGCGATACAATTGCAAACCCGAATTTAAACTGCCCGAACATGGCGATGCAGTTGTCAAAGACAATGCTTCGCAACCGCCATATTTACTGTAAAATTCTTCCTGTAATTTTCCGGGAAAAGGTTTGAGATAATTATACAACGGCGCAAGAGGTTTGCCGTTTTCATCCACATATACAAGGCTGGCGCCGTAAGTCGTGAAGTTGATGGCGCGAATGTCAAAACGCGCATCGCGCAACACTTCGTTGAGCGATTCAAACACCGAAAGCCGCAGACTGTCTATGTTTTCGCAGGCAAAGCCGTCTTCATCGCTTGTTTCGAGAAAGCGCGCAGATTTCTCGTAAACAATGCGATAATGTTCATCAAACAGGAAAATTTTTTTATTGGTTTTTCCTACATCAAAGATGGCTATGACAGGAATTTTGTTCATCATTTAAAGCCCCGTAGTTTGTGCGTTTTCGCCTCTTTCTTTAATTAATTGCTCTCTTACTTTCAACTCACGATACAATGCAATCGGCTGCAAAGCCCCGCCGTTTCTCAATCTTGCTTCGGCAACCAACGGGCGCACATCGGTGCGAAAAGCATTTTGTAAAATATTCTGTGCTTGCGTTACATCATTATTTTGTTGTGCATCGTTCAAAGAATTTTTATCAACCAACAACGCCTGCGCATAAGCCAACATGATTGCTTCAACGCTTTGCAGCAAATCTTCCAGCGGGTCTTTCACATTATGCGAAGCATCAATCATCCAAGCCAAATCGCTTGTGTGGTTCATGCCGCGCGCATCCATGCCTTCGACCAATTCTTTAAAAATTAAAAAGAGTTGGTAGGGCTTGATGCTGCCTGTGGTTAAATCGTCATCGCCGTATTTTGAATCGTTGAAATGAAAGCCGCCGAGTTTTTTTTCATTTAATAATAAAGCAACAATTTGTTCAATATTGGCATTGGGCAAATGATGTCCCAAATCGACCAACGTATATGCTTTGTCGCCCAATTTGCTTGCATACAAATAGGATTGTCCCCAATCGCCCACCGTCATGGAATAAAAATTCGGCTCGAATGCTTTGTACTCGACAAAGACTTTCCAGTCGCTTGGCAATGCTTCATAAATTTCCTGCAAACTCTCCAAAGTATTTTCAAATGCTTTGCGGAAATTCAGTTGTCCGGGAAAGCAAGAACCGTCTGCAAGCCACACTGTGAGCGCGTTTGAGCCGAGTTTAACGCCGTGTTTGATAACTTCGATATTGTGTTCAATAGCTTGCTTGCGCACGGCTTTATCCACGTGTTGTAACGAACCAAACTTATAACTTAGTTTTTGGTTTGGCTGGTCTTGAAACGTATTGGAATTTACCGCATCGAACTTCAAATCATTTTCTTTTGCAAGTTCTTTTATTGCATGGTAATCCTGCGGAATATCCCAGGGAATGTGTAAAGAAATGGCGCCGTTGTTTTTGGTTAATGCTTGCAACAAGCCAACGTCTTCAATTTTTTCTTCCAACGTACGCGGCGCGCCGCCGAAATGAAAACGCCCGAAGCGTGTGCCGCCTGCGCCCAAAGCCCAACTCGGAATACCGATTTGAAAGGCTTGCAGCTTTTGAATAATTTCCTCAACATTCGGAACAGAAGACGATGTATAATCAAATTGCTTTTGGTGTTTGGATAACAAACTTTCGTTAAAGGATTCGATTTGTTGTTTGTCTATGTGCATTATTTTTTTATTAAGGTAAATAAAATATTTCTTTCAACGGAATGCTTACGGGCGAATTATCTTCATTTGTCGGCATAATGCCTTTCATGTATGCCCACCATTTTTTCATCACAGGATGATTGGGCAAATCATTAAATTTCGCCTCGTTACTTAGTGATAATATTCCGAATAAATCGTTTGTGGTTTCATCTAAAAAAATTGAATAATCGCTCACACAATGCTCCTTTAATAAGTCTTTCAGTTCAGCCCAAATTTCATCATGCCGTTTTTTGTATTCAGCTTCAAACCCTTTGTACAACTGCATTTTGAAAGCGATTCTTTTCATTATTTTGTTTTAATCACAACCACTGACAACGCGGACGAAACAGAATGTTCTATCTTTTAAAATTAAGACTCTGTTTAAGTTAATTGTAAAAAACTAAATAAAGAACATTCTCTGTTCCATGGGAACATCTGGTTGGTAGCCGGTTCAAAATGATGATTCAGGCGTTCCGAAGGAACGCTTGATGAGCACGAAATCTATTCTCTACCAAGCAAATGTTCCTTACGGAACAAAATGCAGCCTCAAATATGCTCATTACAAAAATTAAATTTATTAACTTAATAGGCTCTTAACAAATCCATCAATCCTTCTAATCTTTCCAAATCATGGTTCAGACTATCGCACAAATCCACTCGCCACGCCACCGTCCACATTCAAAATATTTCCGGTAGATTTATTCAGCAATCCGCCGACAAAAGCGAAGCAGGCGTTTGCAATATCTTCCGGCAAAATCACTTCATTCAAAATGGTACGCTTCGCATAAAACGCAGGCAATTCTTCCACCGAAATTCCGTATGCTTTTGCGCGACCTTCCGCCCAGCCGCCAGCCCAAATATTGCTGTCGCTGATGACTGCATCGGGGTTCACTGTGTTCACTCTTATTTTATCGCCGCCGAGTTCTGCCGCGAGCAGTCTTGTGAGATGCGCCTGTGCGGCTTTTGCGCTGCCGTAACCGGAATTGTTCGGACCGGCAACAATGGAATTTTTGGAAACAATATTGATAATGTCGCCGCCCAAATCTTGCTTACGCAAAATATTAACCGCCGCTTTGGAAACAAGAAACTGACCTTTTACCAAAATATTGTAGAGCCTGTCCCATTCTTCAATCGTGTGCTCCGCGATGGCTTTTGAAATGCTGATGCCCGCGTTGTTTACAACAATATCCACGCCGCCGAAAGCAAGCGCCGTTGCGGCAAAGGCTTTTTCAATATTATCATAATCTGTAACATTTAATATTGTTGATGCCACAACGTCTTTGCCGAATTGTTTTTTAAATTCATCCACAGCGCTGTTCAATCTTTCTTCGTTAATATCATTTAAAATAACACAAGCGCCTTCTTCCGCAAACTTTTTGGCAATGGCTTTACCTATGCCGCCGGCGCTGCCTGTAACCAAAGCAATTTTTCCGCTTAATGATTTTGGTTTCGGCATACGTTGCAACTTCGCTTCTTCCAGCAACCAGTATTCAATGTCGAATGCTTCTTGTCTTGGCAAGGAAGTGTATTCGCTCACAGCTTCCGCGCCTTTCATTACGTTGATGGCGTTGATATAAAATTCTGCCGCCACTCTTGCCGTTTGTTTATTCTTTGAAAAAGTAAACATACCCACGCCGGGATATAAAATCACCACAGGATTTGCATCACGTATCGCAGGACTGTTCGGATGCTTGCAGGTTTCATAATATTCCGTGTACATTTTTCTGTACGCTTCAAACAAAGGCTGCAATTTTTCTTTGAGATTTTTCACATCGCTTAAATCTTCATTTGGCGCAAGATTCAACACCAACGGAGAAATTTTTGTACGCAAAAAATGGTCGGGGCAACTTGTTCCTAACGGAGCTAATCTGTCCAAATCATTTGAATTAATAAATTCCAAAACTCTGTAATCATCCATAAAATGACCGAGCATTTTTGTTTTGGAAGAACAAAAGCCGCGCAGCATGGGAGCCAATGCTGCCGCTTGTTTCAGCCTTTCTTCTTTGGGTAATGATTGAATTTTTTGTCCGCCGAAAACAGGTTTGTCTTTACCGATATGTTGTTCCAGATATTCCGCGCAGGTTTCGATAACTTCCAATGTGTTGAGATAACTTTCATATGCCGTGTCGCCCCAGGTAAACAATCCATGCGAACCCAACATAATACCGCGAATGCCGGGATTTTCATCCAGACATTGTTTCATTTTTAATCCTAAATCAAAACCCGGGCGCTGCCATTCTACCCAACCTATTTTTCCTTTAAATAATTCCTGCGTAATGTGTTTACCATCTTTTGCAGCAGCGATGGCAATCGCCGCATCGGGATGCAAATGGTCAATATGTTTGAAAGGCAAAAAACCATGCAAAGGCGTATCGATGCTCGGCGCTTTGCTCGCCAAATCGTAAATGCAATGGTTGAATAAAGCAACCATTTCGTCTTCATGTTCAATGCCGCGGTATACATTTTTCAGACTTCTTAATCTATCAACATACAACGCTGCAAGCCCACTTCTTTTCATCGTTCCCAAATCGCCGCCGCTGCCTTTTACCCACATTACTTCAACTTCATTTCCTGTGAGCGGGTCTTTTGCAGACACTTTGCAAGAGGTGTTGCCGCCGCCGTAATTGGTCAATCTTAAATCTGCGCCCAGCAAATTGGAACGATAGACCAGCAATGCTACTTCATCGCCGGCGAGCTTCGCAGCTTCCGCTTCGTCCCATAAATAACTTACGTGCTTAAATTGTGTTTTTTGTACTGACATATTTTTCTTTTAAATAGTTTGTGTTATTATACAACAACATAGAAACATAGAATTTATAAGTAGAAGAAAGATGGTTGAAGTTCGTTTGATATTGTGATAAATAGAAAACCATAGTTTTTCATCTTAGATGAAAAACTATGTGCCGCTTTTATTTTCGCTTCTATCATCTATGTAAAAAACTATTGTGCCTATGTGGTTCATTTTATTGATAATTAAAAAAAATAAAATTTTTAGTTTCATAGAAAACGAAGGCTTCTATTTCAACGAATTACCATATCCTACAACCAAAACCGATATAATAATAATGATGATGCCCGCCAATACTGTTGCAAAAGTTTTCTTTCGCACGCCTTTCCACTCTTTTAAAAATAATCCCCACAAATTGGCGACGATAATGATAAACGCCATGTGCAAAATCCACGAGCTTGCGCCGTTTCCTAATCTGCTTTCGCCCATGCCGTAAAAGAAAAACTGTAAAAACCAAGTGGTGCCTGCAATTGCGCAGAAAATATAATTTTTCAGCAAGGGCGTTTTTGCATTGGTATAATCGCCGAATGTTTTGTTGCGCGCGTTTAAAATCATGCACCAAATCAAATTTGTTGTCAATCCGCCCAATAAAATTATAATGTAGGTTACATTATTCTGAAATAAAAATTCGCCTTGATTGGGATGCGCCGCTTTCCACAAAGCATTGGCTTCGTTCGCCATGTCTTTGCCCGCATCAATGCCGAAAGCAAAGCAAGCGCTGAGAATGCCGGAGATAATGGCAACGACTAACCCGATACCGATTTTATATTCACTTGCGGCGTCTTGCTTTTGCGCCGATGCGGGCAAATCTTTTTCTTTCATCATGCCGGCTTTACCGCAAACAATGATGCCGATGATGCAAATAATAATTCCTGCAAGAATAATTTCGCCCCATTTATGCGTGAGCAAATCGGTAAAAGTATCGTGCCCGGCAGAAGGAAAAAAATTGTAATAAACCGACGGAACGAGCGAACCGAAAACCGAGCAAAGCCCAAGTATAATGGTACTTCCAAGCGATACGCCGAGATAGCGTACGCCCAATCCGTAAGTCAATCCGCCGATGCCCCACAGCGCGCCAAACATGAAAGTAAGCCACAAAATGCTGTGCTGCGTGTGCGCAATAATTTGCATAAAATGCGGAATGGTAAGCCACGCTGCCAAAAACGGAATGAACAACCATGAAAAAATGCCGCCGGCAATCCAAAGAGATTCCCATGCCCAGCCTTTTACTTTTTTATACGGAATATAAAAACTACCCGAAGCAAAGCCGCCGAGAAAATGATAAATGATGCCGAGAATGACTTGCATAAATATTTTTGCTCAATAAGTTGAAAATGCTAAAGTAAACACTTGT from Arachidicoccus sp. BS20 encodes the following:
- a CDS encoding bifunctional aldolase/short-chain dehydrogenase, which encodes MSVQKTQFKHVSYLWDEAEAAKLAGDEVALLVYRSNLLGADLRLTNYGGGNTSCKVSAKDPLTGNEVEVMWVKGSGGDLGTMKRSGLAALYVDRLRSLKNVYRGIEHEDEMVALFNHCIYDLASKAPSIDTPLHGFLPFKHIDHLHPDAAIAIAAAKDGKHITQELFKGKIGWVEWQRPGFDLGLKMKQCLDENPGIRGIMLGSHGLFTWGDTAYESYLNTLEVIETCAEYLEQHIGKDKPVFGGQKIQSLPKEERLKQAAALAPMLRGFCSSKTKMLGHFMDDYRVLEFINSNDLDRLAPLGTSCPDHFLRTKISPLVLNLAPNEDLSDVKNLKEKLQPLFEAYRKMYTEYYETCKHPNSPAIRDANPVVILYPGVGMFTFSKNKQTARVAAEFYINAINVMKGAEAVSEYTSLPRQEAFDIEYWLLEEAKLQRMPKPKSLSGKIALVTGSAGGIGKAIAKKFAEEGACVILNDINEERLNSAVDEFKKQFGKDVVASTILNVTDYDNIEKAFAATALAFGGVDIVVNNAGISISKAIAEHTIEEWDRLYNILVKGQFLVSKAAVNILRKQDLGGDIINIVSKNSIVAGPNNSGYGSAKAAQAHLTRLLAAELGGDKIRVNTVNPDAVISDSNIWAGGWAEGRAKAYGISVEELPAFYAKRTILNEVILPEDIANACFAFVGGLLNKSTGNILNVDGGVASGFVR
- the rhaT gene encoding L-rhamnose/proton symporter RhaT codes for the protein MQVILGIIYHFLGGFASGSFYIPYKKVKGWAWESLWIAGGIFSWLFIPFLAAWLTIPHFMQIIAHTQHSILWLTFMFGALWGIGGLTYGLGVRYLGVSLGSTIILGLCSVFGSLVPSVYYNFFPSAGHDTFTDLLTHKWGEIILAGIIICIIGIIVCGKAGMMKEKDLPASAQKQDAASEYKIGIGLVVAIISGILSACFAFGIDAGKDMANEANALWKAAHPNQGEFLFQNNVTYIIILLGGLTTNLIWCMILNARNKTFGDYTNAKTPLLKNYIFCAIAGTTWFLQFFFYGMGESRLGNGASSWILHMAFIIIVANLWGLFLKEWKGVRKKTFATVLAGIIIIIISVLVVGYGNSLK
- a CDS encoding TIM barrel protein; the protein is MHIDKQQIESFNESLLSKHQKQFDYTSSSVPNVEEIIQKLQAFQIGIPSWALGAGGTRFGRFHFGGAPRTLEEKIEDVGLLQALTKNNGAISLHIPWDIPQDYHAIKELAKENDLKFDAVNSNTFQDQPNQKLSYKFGSLQHVDKAVRKQAIEHNIEVIKHGVKLGSNALTVWLADGSCFPGQLNFRKAFENTLESLQEIYEALPSDWKVFVEYKAFEPNFYSMTVGDWGQSYLYASKLGDKAYTLVDLGHHLPNANIEQIVALLLNEKKLGGFHFNDSKYGDDDLTTGSIKPYQLFLIFKELVEGMDARGMNHTSDLAWMIDASHNVKDPLEDLLQSVEAIMLAYAQALLVDKNSLNDAQQNNDVTQAQNILQNAFRTDVRPLVAEARLRNGGALQPIALYRELKVREQLIKERGENAQTTGL
- a CDS encoding FGGY-family carbohydrate kinase, producing the protein MMNKIPVIAIFDVGKTNKKIFLFDEHYRIVYEKSARFLETSDEDGFACENIDSLRLSVFESLNEVLRDARFDIRAINFTTYGASLVYVDENGKPLAPLYNYLKPFPGKLQEEFYSKYGGCEALSLTTASPCSGSLNSGLQLYRIKYEQPELYEKIKYALHLPQFMSSLITGKFYSDITSIGCHTHLWNFEKNDYHDWVRKENLDKKLAPVFPSDEVSKSCFMGRDYLVGVGLHDSSAALIPYLINFKEPFILLSTGTWCISLNPFNHAPLTQDEVSNNCLCYLSFKGNPVKASRLFAGYEHEQQMRRIAEHFHTNISVCRNMIFDVEIVEKLKAKHKENISFEQRDLNEFENVEEAYHQLMMDITAQQCISTNHVLQKGITTKIFVDGGFGKNNIYMNLLALSFSEIEVYAASMAQATALGTAMAIHQHWNKHPLPNDIIDLKYYSALNEMHR
- the rhaM gene encoding L-rhamnose mutarotase codes for the protein MKRIAFKMQLYKGFEAEYKKRHDEIWAELKDLLKEHCVSDYSIFLDETTNDLFGILSLSNEAKFNDLPNHPVMKKWWAYMKGIMPTNEDNSPVSIPLKEIFYLP